A genomic window from Nocardioides sp. BP30 includes:
- a CDS encoding CaiB/BaiF CoA transferase family protein: MSTAAGPLAGLRVLEFAGIGPGPFACLMLAELGAEVIRIDRPAAVGSPARSVLGRSRSHLAVDLKSAPGRDVVLRLLRDIDVVVEGNRPGVMERLGLGPDECLAVSPGLVYGRMTGWGQEGPLAPRAGHDITYAALTGALHATGGAEKPRTALNLVADFGGGAMFLVAGILAALHERTRSGRGQVVDAAMVDGVSSLMTMVYGNHAVGRWEDRREANLLDGGTPYYDTYACADGRFVAVGAIEPQFFAELMRRTRLDFVQHDRAAWPAMRAALTRTFLTRTRDEWAAIFEGVDACVAPVLSLAEAPHHPQLAERSTFVPYAEGRLPRIAPRFSRTPGLAPGATHAAGEDSVAVLRGGGFTEDEVRRLIAAGVVAVTEEAGV; this comes from the coding sequence GTGAGCACGGCGGCGGGCCCGCTGGCCGGCCTCCGGGTGCTGGAGTTCGCCGGCATCGGCCCGGGTCCCTTCGCCTGCCTCATGTTGGCGGAGCTGGGAGCAGAGGTGATCCGGATCGACCGGCCCGCCGCGGTGGGCTCGCCCGCACGCTCCGTCCTGGGGCGCAGCCGCTCCCACCTCGCTGTCGACCTCAAGTCCGCTCCGGGCCGCGACGTCGTGCTCCGACTCCTGCGCGACATCGACGTCGTCGTCGAGGGCAACCGGCCGGGGGTCATGGAGCGGCTCGGACTCGGCCCCGACGAGTGTCTGGCGGTCAGCCCCGGTCTCGTCTACGGCCGGATGACGGGATGGGGGCAGGAGGGGCCGCTCGCCCCACGTGCGGGCCACGACATCACCTACGCCGCACTGACCGGCGCCCTGCATGCCACCGGCGGCGCCGAGAAGCCGCGCACCGCGCTCAACCTCGTCGCCGACTTCGGGGGAGGCGCGATGTTCCTCGTGGCCGGCATCCTCGCGGCGCTCCACGAGCGGACCAGGTCGGGTCGGGGACAGGTCGTCGACGCGGCCATGGTCGACGGCGTCTCCTCGCTGATGACGATGGTCTACGGCAACCACGCCGTCGGGCGCTGGGAGGACCGCCGCGAGGCCAACCTGCTCGACGGCGGGACGCCCTACTACGACACCTATGCCTGCGCGGACGGCCGGTTCGTCGCGGTCGGTGCGATCGAGCCCCAGTTCTTCGCCGAGCTGATGAGGCGCACCCGCCTCGACTTCGTGCAGCACGACCGTGCCGCCTGGCCTGCCATGCGCGCCGCCCTGACGCGCACGTTCCTCACCAGGACACGTGACGAATGGGCTGCGATCTTCGAAGGCGTCGACGCGTGCGTCGCGCCGGTGCTCAGCCTCGCCGAAGCGCCGCACCACCCCCAGCTGGCCGAGCGCAGCACCTTCGTGCCGTACGCCGAGGGCCGCCTGCCCAGGATCGCGCCACGCTTCTCCCGTACGCCCGGCCTCGCGCCGGGTGCGACCCACGCGGCAGGGGAGGACTCCGTGGCCGTGCTCCGAGGCGGTGGATTCACCGAGGACGAGGTGCGCCGGCTCATCGCCGCCGGCGTCGTCGCCGTCACCGAGGAGGCAGGAGTCTGA
- a CDS encoding NDMA-dependent alcohol dehydrogenase — MQTQAAVLWERNTPWSVETIELDPPKAEEVLVELHASGMCHSDEHIVTGDMPFSLPCIGGHEGAGVVLEVGEHVSWLKPGDHVVFGFMPSCGRCPACASGHQSLCDLGAKIYSGRQIYDDTARHHVKGQDLALACGIGSFSHHTVVHEASCIKIEPHHPLDRACLLGCGFVTGWGSAVYAADVRPGDNVVVAGVGGIGAAAVQGARLAGARTITAIDPSQFKREQALKMGATHVAGSWEEAQEVVAEATWHRGADKFICALGVGQGELIAKALAMTAKLGRLVVTNIHPMAEKSISVSLMDLTLMEKQIVGTLYGSANPRYDIPRLLELTSAGDVDLDAMVTRTYPLAGINDGYDDMRASRNVRGVLRYPAAERASV, encoded by the coding sequence ATGCAGACCCAGGCAGCAGTCCTGTGGGAGCGCAACACTCCCTGGTCGGTCGAGACCATCGAGCTCGATCCGCCCAAGGCGGAGGAGGTGCTCGTCGAGCTGCACGCCTCGGGCATGTGCCACTCCGACGAGCACATCGTGACCGGTGACATGCCGTTCAGCCTGCCCTGCATCGGGGGGCACGAGGGCGCCGGCGTCGTTCTCGAGGTGGGGGAGCACGTCTCGTGGCTCAAGCCGGGGGACCACGTCGTCTTCGGGTTCATGCCGTCGTGCGGGCGCTGTCCCGCCTGCGCCAGCGGGCACCAGAGCCTGTGTGACCTCGGTGCGAAGATCTACTCCGGCCGGCAGATCTACGACGACACCGCGCGCCATCACGTCAAGGGCCAGGACCTCGCCCTCGCCTGTGGCATCGGCTCCTTCTCCCACCACACCGTCGTGCACGAGGCCAGCTGCATCAAGATCGAGCCTCATCACCCGCTCGATCGCGCGTGCCTGCTCGGCTGTGGCTTCGTGACCGGCTGGGGCTCGGCTGTGTATGCCGCCGACGTACGCCCCGGCGACAACGTCGTCGTCGCCGGTGTCGGGGGCATCGGAGCAGCCGCCGTACAGGGTGCCCGGCTCGCCGGAGCCCGCACGATCACGGCGATCGATCCCTCGCAGTTCAAGCGCGAGCAGGCCCTCAAGATGGGGGCGACCCATGTCGCGGGCTCGTGGGAGGAGGCGCAGGAGGTCGTCGCCGAGGCCACCTGGCATCGAGGCGCCGACAAGTTCATCTGCGCGCTCGGCGTGGGACAGGGGGAGCTGATCGCGAAGGCGCTGGCGATGACGGCCAAGCTCGGCCGGCTGGTGGTGACCAACATCCACCCGATGGCGGAGAAGTCGATCTCGGTGAGCCTGATGGATCTCACCCTGATGGAGAAGCAGATCGTCGGCACGCTCTACGGGTCGGCCAATCCGCGCTACGACATCCCGCGCCTGCTCGAGCTCACCAGCGCCGGCGACGTCGACCTCGACGCGATGGTCACGCGGACCTATCCGCTCGCCGGCATCAACGACGGGTACGACGACATGCGCGCGAGCCGCAACGTCCGCGGCGTGCTGCGCTACCCGGCCGCTGAGAGGGCCTCCGTGTGA